The Triticum aestivum cultivar Chinese Spring chromosome 3A, IWGSC CS RefSeq v2.1, whole genome shotgun sequence genome includes a region encoding these proteins:
- the LOC123062508 gene encoding zinc finger CCCH domain-containing protein 11 isoform X1: MPPKKAAASKADVAKKQKVVEDKTFGLKNKNKSKNVQKYVQSLHQSVQPKPDPTKTAAKAWGNTQIEAVNTLIRLLCSSNLLFFLFVDVDADAQKKKEEEKAREKELNDLFKVAVSQPKVPVGVDPKSILCEFFKVGQCQKGFKCKFSHDLNVQRKGEKIDIYSDKRDGEEEDTMDDWDQETLEKVIASKNAEYQQNKPTDIVCKHFLDAVEKKQYGWFWVCPNGGKECRYRHALPPGYVLKSQMKALLEEESKKVAIEDEIEDQRRKVQTTTPMTTELFMEWKRRKAEEKEAGLAALRADRAKNDRMSGRELFMADASVFIDDAEAYEVYERREEPQDNQEQGKKSQDEGPSSSTSNGKEADEEPDDEDLDDDDDLDLDELNELEASLSRTSIQIREPGEGTSS; this comes from the exons ATGCCCCcgaagaaggcggcggcgtcgAAGGCCGACGTCGCGAAGAAGCAGAAGGTCGTGGAGGACAAgaccttcgggctcaagaacaagaacaagagcaAGAACGTCCAGAAGTACGTCCAGTCGCTGCACCAGTCCGTCCAGCCCAAGCCCGACCCGACCAAGACCGCCGCCAAGGCATGGGGGAACACTCAGATCGAAGCTGTCAATACCCTCATCCGATTGCTCTGCTCCTCTAAccttttatttttcttgtttgtGGATGTGGATGCGGATGcgcagaagaagaaggaggaggagaaggcgcgCGAGAAGGAGCTCAACGATCTGTTCAAGGTCGCCGTCAGCCAGCCCAAGGTCCCCGTTG GTGTCGACCCCAAGTCGATACTTTGCGAGTTCTTCAAGGTTGGACAATGTCAGAAGGGTTTTAAATGCAAGTTCTCACACGACCTGAATGTCCAAAGGAAGGGTGAGAAGATTGATATTTACAGCGACAAGCGTGATGGAG AGGAAGAAGATACAATGGATGACTGGGATCAGGAGACCCTTGAGAAAGTTATTGCATCAAAAAACGCAGAGTACCAGCAGAACAAACCTACTGATATT GTTTGCAAGCACTTTCTTGATGCTGTGGAGAAGAAGCAGTATGGGTGGTTTTGGGTTTGTCCAAATGGCGGCAAGGAGTGCCGCTACAGGCATGCCCTTCCGCCTGGTTATGTACTAAAGTCTCAGATGAAAGCCTTACTAGAGGAAGAGAGTAAAAAGGTTGCAATTGAAGATGAGATTGAAGACCAG CGCAGAAAGGTTCAAACCACAACCCCTATGACTACAGAATTGTTCATGGAATGGAAAAGGAGGAAGGCAGAAGAAAAGGAAGCTGGTCTGGCGGCCTTGAGGGCAGATAGGGCTAAGAATGACCGTATGAG TGGTCGCGAGTTGTTCATGGCCGATGCAAGTGTGTTTATTGATGATGCTGAAGCATATGAAGTTTATGAAAGACGTGAAGAGCCACAAGACAACCAGGAACAG GGCAAGAAAAGTCAGGATGAAGGTCCAAGCTCATCAACCTCTAATGGCAAGGAGGCTGATGAGGAGCCGGATGATGAAGATCTAGATGATGACGATGACCTAGACCTTGACGAATTAAATGAACTCGAAGCAAGCCTGTCAAGAACTTCCATTCAAATTCGGGAACCAGGTGAGGGGACATCATCTTGA
- the LOC123062508 gene encoding zinc finger CCCH domain-containing protein 11 isoform X2 has protein sequence MPPKKAAASKADVAKKQKVVEDKTFGLKNKNKSKNVQKYVQSLHQSVQPKPDPTKTAAKKKKEEEKAREKELNDLFKVAVSQPKVPVGVDPKSILCEFFKVGQCQKGFKCKFSHDLNVQRKGEKIDIYSDKRDGEEEDTMDDWDQETLEKVIASKNAEYQQNKPTDIVCKHFLDAVEKKQYGWFWVCPNGGKECRYRHALPPGYVLKSQMKALLEEESKKVAIEDEIEDQRRKVQTTTPMTTELFMEWKRRKAEEKEAGLAALRADRAKNDRMSGRELFMADASVFIDDAEAYEVYERREEPQDNQEQGKKSQDEGPSSSTSNGKEADEEPDDEDLDDDDDLDLDELNELEASLSRTSIQIREPGEGTSS, from the exons ATGCCCCcgaagaaggcggcggcgtcgAAGGCCGACGTCGCGAAGAAGCAGAAGGTCGTGGAGGACAAgaccttcgggctcaagaacaagaacaagagcaAGAACGTCCAGAAGTACGTCCAGTCGCTGCACCAGTCCGTCCAGCCCAAGCCCGACCCGACCAAGACCGCCGCCAAG aagaagaaggaggaggagaaggcgcgCGAGAAGGAGCTCAACGATCTGTTCAAGGTCGCCGTCAGCCAGCCCAAGGTCCCCGTTG GTGTCGACCCCAAGTCGATACTTTGCGAGTTCTTCAAGGTTGGACAATGTCAGAAGGGTTTTAAATGCAAGTTCTCACACGACCTGAATGTCCAAAGGAAGGGTGAGAAGATTGATATTTACAGCGACAAGCGTGATGGAG AGGAAGAAGATACAATGGATGACTGGGATCAGGAGACCCTTGAGAAAGTTATTGCATCAAAAAACGCAGAGTACCAGCAGAACAAACCTACTGATATT GTTTGCAAGCACTTTCTTGATGCTGTGGAGAAGAAGCAGTATGGGTGGTTTTGGGTTTGTCCAAATGGCGGCAAGGAGTGCCGCTACAGGCATGCCCTTCCGCCTGGTTATGTACTAAAGTCTCAGATGAAAGCCTTACTAGAGGAAGAGAGTAAAAAGGTTGCAATTGAAGATGAGATTGAAGACCAG CGCAGAAAGGTTCAAACCACAACCCCTATGACTACAGAATTGTTCATGGAATGGAAAAGGAGGAAGGCAGAAGAAAAGGAAGCTGGTCTGGCGGCCTTGAGGGCAGATAGGGCTAAGAATGACCGTATGAG TGGTCGCGAGTTGTTCATGGCCGATGCAAGTGTGTTTATTGATGATGCTGAAGCATATGAAGTTTATGAAAGACGTGAAGAGCCACAAGACAACCAGGAACAG GGCAAGAAAAGTCAGGATGAAGGTCCAAGCTCATCAACCTCTAATGGCAAGGAGGCTGATGAGGAGCCGGATGATGAAGATCTAGATGATGACGATGACCTAGACCTTGACGAATTAAATGAACTCGAAGCAAGCCTGTCAAGAACTTCCATTCAAATTCGGGAACCAGGTGAGGGGACATCATCTTGA